One genomic window of Medicago truncatula cultivar Jemalong A17 chromosome 1, MtrunA17r5.0-ANR, whole genome shotgun sequence includes the following:
- the LOC25485533 gene encoding putative lipoate-protein ligase A isoform X1 — protein sequence MSILGKAREGVIVPSMKLVRLKGMSILEQLHLEERLLRTSSDNWCLINDGTTSPAIVMGLSGKLSELVEVKSVLRDHIPIIRRFTGGGTVIVDNGTIFITLICNKDAVPNVQPFPRPIMSWSGQLYGRVFEGLADFHLRENDYAFGDRKFGGNAQSITKNRWVHHTSFLWDYEAKNMSYLKLPTKAPKYRLTRDHMDFICRMKEHMPRSEFIERTIKAVGAEFSVSPVSLESVNNDSVSEYVHTTKLLTEQEIREASIVQT from the exons ATGAGTATCTTGGGGAAAGCAAGAGAAGGAGTAATTGTTCCATCTATGAAACTTGTACGATTAAAAGGGATGTCTATTTTGGAGCAATTGCATTTAGAAGAACGCTTGCTTCGAACTAGTTCCGATAATTGGTGTCTTATTAACGATGGTACCACTTCTCCTGCCATTGTTATGGGTTTGTCCGG GAAACTTTCAGAACTTGTTGAAGTCAAGTCTGTGTTGCGAGATCATATACCTATCATCAGAAGGTTTACTGGGGGAGGAACTGTTATTGTTGACAACGGCACTATCTTTATTACACTGATATGCAATAAAGACGCTGTTCCAAATGTTCAACCCTTTCCCCGTCCAATTATGTCATGGAGTGGTCAATTGTATGGTAGAGTTTTTGAAGGGCTTGCTGATTTCCATCTCCGTGAAAATG ATTACGCGTTTGGTGATCGAAAGTTTGGTGGAAATGCTCAATCTATAACCAAGAACCGGTGGGTACACCACACATCTTTTCTATGGGATTATGAAGCCAAGAACATGTCTTATCTCAAGTTACCAACAAAGGCTCCCAAGTATCGATTA ACAAGAGATCACATGGATTTTATATGTCGAATGAAGGAGCATATGCCAAGATCAGAATTTATAGAGAGAACTATAAAGGCGGTTGGAGCTGAGTTTTCTGTGAGTCCCGTTAGCTTGGAGTCCGTAAACAATGATTCTGTTTCTGAATATGTTCATACTACGAAGCTACTAACAGAGCAGGAAATTCGGGAAGCTTCTATTGTTCAAACTTGA
- the LOC25485533 gene encoding uncharacterized protein isoform X2 yields the protein MVPLLLPLLWVCPELVEVKSVLRDHIPIIRRFTGGGTVIVDNGTIFITLICNKDAVPNVQPFPRPIMSWSGQLYGRVFEGLADFHLRENDYAFGDRKFGGNAQSITKNRWVHHTSFLWDYEAKNMSYLKLPTKAPKYRLTRDHMDFICRMKEHMPRSEFIERTIKAVGAEFSVSPVSLESVNNDSVSEYVHTTKLLTEQEIREASIVQT from the exons ATGGTACCACTTCTCCTGCCATTGTTATGGGTTTGTCCGG AACTTGTTGAAGTCAAGTCTGTGTTGCGAGATCATATACCTATCATCAGAAGGTTTACTGGGGGAGGAACTGTTATTGTTGACAACGGCACTATCTTTATTACACTGATATGCAATAAAGACGCTGTTCCAAATGTTCAACCCTTTCCCCGTCCAATTATGTCATGGAGTGGTCAATTGTATGGTAGAGTTTTTGAAGGGCTTGCTGATTTCCATCTCCGTGAAAATG ATTACGCGTTTGGTGATCGAAAGTTTGGTGGAAATGCTCAATCTATAACCAAGAACCGGTGGGTACACCACACATCTTTTCTATGGGATTATGAAGCCAAGAACATGTCTTATCTCAAGTTACCAACAAAGGCTCCCAAGTATCGATTA ACAAGAGATCACATGGATTTTATATGTCGAATGAAGGAGCATATGCCAAGATCAGAATTTATAGAGAGAACTATAAAGGCGGTTGGAGCTGAGTTTTCTGTGAGTCCCGTTAGCTTGGAGTCCGTAAACAATGATTCTGTTTCTGAATATGTTCATACTACGAAGCTACTAACAGAGCAGGAAATTCGGGAAGCTTCTATTGTTCAAACTTGA